In the genome of Hymenobacter taeanensis, one region contains:
- a CDS encoding alpha-amylase family glycosyl hydrolase yields the protein MKNLVLPVAVLSLGLASFSFYQQPPAPVAETISSSDPNTTDEVPQDHKLVIYQLMTRLFGNKTAVNKHYGTLQENGVGKFNDINTTALQAIKKMGVSHVWFTGVLEHATMTNYTKDGITLDDADVVKGRAGSPYAVKDYYDVDPDLAVNVKNRMQEFEALVKRTHDNDMKVLIDFIPNHVARTYKSDAHPAGVADLGEKDDKTKAFAPNNNFYYLPGKSFVVPAGYNPLGPLTGPKEDKKFQEVPAKATGNDVFSEAPKVDDWFETIKLNYGVDYQNGRAKHFSPTPDTWLKMRDILIFWTRKDVDGFRCDMAEMVPVEFWAWVIPELKKIKPDLIFIGEAYDAKTYKMYIEQGHFDYLYDKVGLYDGLRRLMRGEGTTEDITKVWSEESRGFASHMLRFLENHDEQRIASKDFAGNPRAAIPAMTVSATLATGPIMLYFGQHVGEPAHGAEGFSSEDGRTTIFDYWGVPEHQKWMNGGKFDGGKLSDEQKQLHSFYTRLLTLTSQSDAIRRGKFYELQDANNLDQQYNQRQLYTFVRYTDKQKLLIVANFSPDKTYKPTLRIPPNVLQLMGLSPTQFYTYTDLLNQAPTVQALNLTLAPQSAYIFEIKAK from the coding sequence ATGAAAAACCTGGTACTGCCGGTTGCCGTCCTTTCCCTAGGACTAGCTTCATTTTCTTTCTATCAGCAACCCCCAGCTCCCGTGGCAGAAACCATTTCCAGCTCGGACCCCAACACCACCGACGAAGTACCCCAGGACCACAAACTGGTAATTTACCAGCTCATGACGCGCCTGTTTGGCAACAAAACGGCCGTGAACAAGCACTATGGTACGCTCCAGGAAAACGGAGTGGGCAAGTTCAACGATATTAATACCACCGCGCTGCAGGCTATCAAGAAGATGGGCGTGAGCCACGTGTGGTTTACCGGTGTGCTGGAGCACGCCACCATGACCAACTACACCAAGGACGGCATTACCCTCGATGATGCCGACGTGGTGAAGGGGCGGGCCGGCTCGCCCTACGCCGTGAAGGACTACTACGACGTGGACCCCGACTTGGCCGTGAACGTGAAGAACCGCATGCAGGAGTTTGAAGCCCTGGTAAAGCGGACCCACGACAACGACATGAAGGTGCTCATCGACTTCATTCCCAACCACGTAGCTCGCACCTATAAGTCGGATGCCCACCCGGCGGGCGTGGCAGACCTGGGGGAGAAGGACGACAAGACCAAGGCCTTTGCGCCCAACAACAACTTCTACTACCTGCCCGGCAAAAGCTTTGTGGTACCGGCTGGCTACAACCCGCTAGGCCCCTTAACCGGCCCGAAAGAGGACAAGAAGTTTCAGGAAGTGCCCGCCAAGGCCACTGGCAACGACGTATTTTCGGAAGCACCCAAGGTAGACGACTGGTTTGAGACCATTAAGCTCAACTACGGGGTTGATTACCAGAACGGCCGCGCCAAGCACTTCTCGCCCACCCCGGATACGTGGCTGAAAATGCGCGACATCCTCATCTTCTGGACCAGGAAGGACGTGGATGGCTTCCGTTGCGACATGGCCGAAATGGTGCCCGTGGAGTTCTGGGCCTGGGTAATTCCGGAGCTCAAGAAGATCAAGCCCGACCTGATTTTCATTGGAGAGGCCTACGACGCCAAGACGTACAAAATGTACATTGAGCAGGGTCACTTCGACTACCTCTATGACAAGGTAGGCCTCTACGATGGCCTGCGCCGCCTCATGCGCGGCGAGGGTACCACCGAGGACATTACCAAAGTATGGAGCGAGGAAAGCCGTGGCTTCGCAAGTCATATGCTGCGCTTTCTGGAAAACCACGACGAGCAGCGCATTGCCTCCAAGGACTTTGCCGGCAACCCCCGCGCCGCCATCCCGGCCATGACGGTGTCGGCTACGCTGGCTACGGGCCCCATCATGCTGTACTTCGGGCAGCACGTGGGCGAGCCGGCGCATGGTGCCGAGGGCTTCTCTAGCGAAGACGGCCGCACCACCATCTTCGACTACTGGGGCGTGCCGGAACACCAGAAATGGATGAACGGCGGCAAGTTTGATGGCGGCAAGCTCAGCGACGAGCAGAAGCAGCTCCACAGCTTCTATACCCGCCTGCTCACACTCACCAGCCAGAGCGACGCCATCCGGCGCGGTAAGTTCTACGAGCTGCAGGACGCCAACAACCTCGATCAGCAATACAACCAGCGCCAGCTCTACACCTTCGTGCGCTACACCGATAAGCAGAAACTGCTCATCGTGGCCAACTTCAGCCCCGACAAAACCTACAAGCCCACCCTGCGCATTCCGCCCAACGTGCTCCAGCTGATGGGCCTCAGTCCCACCCAGTTCTACACCTACACCGACCTTCTCAACCAGGCCCCCACCGTGCAGGCTCTCAACCTAACGCTGGCCCCACAAAGCGCCTACATCTTTGAAATCAAAGCCAAATAA
- a CDS encoding MFS transporter codes for MATSVAAAPTSTREKPRLSFWQIWNMSFGFLGIQFGFALQNANVSRIFETMGGTEIAFYWLAAPLTGLLVQPIIGYMSDRTWSPRWGRRRPFFLVGAVLASFALLVMPNVTALWMAVGMLWIMDSSINISMEPFRALVGDLLPSSQRTTGFAAQTFFIGVGAVVASSLPWMFTNWFNVSNTAPAGQIPLSVKYAFYIGGVVFFLAVLWTVLRTKEYPPENMEEFEAEKRQNAGFLNGVRESFAGIFHMPKTMRQLAVVQFFSWLALFSMWIYTTPAVTSHIYHTTDTTSKLYNEGADWVGICFAVYNGISAIAALLLPVIARATSRRITHLLCLVAGGLGLISIYFIQDPTMLLLSMVGVGIAWASILSVPYAMLAGALPANKMGYYMGVFNFFIVIPQVVAGLILGFFTKNVFGGESVYTLVLGGASMILSGLLTLLVHDEDDIRLPAAAETIHTSSPGYDAPVESDPRM; via the coding sequence ATGGCAACCAGCGTAGCGGCCGCTCCCACCAGCACCCGCGAAAAACCTCGCCTCAGCTTCTGGCAAATCTGGAACATGAGCTTCGGCTTCTTGGGCATCCAGTTCGGCTTTGCCCTCCAGAACGCCAACGTCAGCCGCATCTTTGAAACCATGGGCGGCACCGAAATAGCCTTTTACTGGCTGGCGGCTCCGCTGACTGGCCTACTGGTGCAGCCCATCATCGGCTACATGTCGGATCGGACGTGGAGCCCGCGTTGGGGTAGGCGGCGGCCGTTTTTTCTGGTAGGTGCCGTTTTAGCCTCGTTTGCTCTGCTGGTAATGCCCAACGTCACGGCGCTCTGGATGGCCGTGGGCATGCTCTGGATAATGGACTCCAGCATCAACATCAGCATGGAGCCGTTCCGGGCGCTGGTAGGTGACTTGCTGCCCTCCTCGCAACGTACCACCGGCTTTGCGGCGCAAACCTTCTTTATCGGGGTAGGAGCCGTGGTAGCATCGTCGCTGCCCTGGATGTTTACCAACTGGTTTAACGTATCGAATACGGCACCCGCCGGGCAAATTCCCCTGTCGGTGAAGTATGCCTTTTACATTGGTGGGGTGGTGTTCTTCCTGGCAGTACTCTGGACGGTGCTCCGCACCAAGGAGTATCCGCCGGAAAACATGGAGGAATTTGAGGCTGAGAAGCGCCAGAACGCTGGCTTTTTAAATGGCGTGCGGGAATCGTTTGCGGGTATCTTTCACATGCCCAAAACCATGCGCCAGCTGGCTGTGGTGCAGTTTTTTTCTTGGCTGGCATTATTCTCCATGTGGATTTACACCACGCCCGCCGTAACCAGCCACATTTATCACACCACCGATACCACTTCCAAGCTCTACAATGAAGGGGCCGACTGGGTAGGCATTTGCTTTGCGGTGTATAATGGTATTTCGGCCATTGCCGCTCTGCTCCTACCAGTTATTGCCCGGGCTACCAGTCGCCGCATCACACACCTTCTGTGTTTGGTAGCAGGTGGCCTAGGCCTCATTTCCATCTATTTCATTCAGGACCCCACTATGCTGTTGCTCTCCATGGTGGGCGTAGGTATTGCCTGGGCTTCTATTCTGAGCGTGCCATATGCGATGCTGGCCGGAGCTCTGCCCGCCAACAAAATGGGGTATTACATGGGCGTGTTCAACTTCTTTATTGTGATTCCGCAGGTAGTAGCCGGCCTGATTCTGGGCTTCTTCACGAAGAATGTCTTCGGGGGTGAATCCGTCTATACCCTTGTTCTCGGGGGCGCCTCCATGATTCTTTCGGGCCTGCTCACGCTGCTGGTCCACGATGAGGACGACATCCGGTTGCCAGCGGCAGCAGAAACCATCCATACCAGTTCACCCGGCTACGATGCGCCGGTTGAGTCTGATCCAAGGATGTAG
- a CDS encoding glycosyltransferase, which translates to MIVVTVFFGIFFGLFLLILLLLVLPRPALHDSGARPRVSILIAARNEEATIERCLQALLQLNYPAEKLEILIGDDASTDNTMAVVEAFIKNKPQFRLLPVRHRLGTSRGKSNVLAHLCRAATADYLLFTDADMALAPNWVQTMLAAAPEGVGIVTGITTASGSLFGRLQGLDWLFGLNLIRLLTDLGLPITAVGNNMLVTRAAYESIGGYEALAFSITEDLQLFEQVVNQGWGFRNIITPDALGVSVPQPTVRHLLHQRKRWMKGASRLPWQLTLLFSSYGFFYTVLGWPGLLPYPVIAALYAAKVLCQTLFLLITLRQVGRRESWQVLLFYEGYLLVVSVAALVYTVWPSYIQWKERRYRWAEG; encoded by the coding sequence ATGATAGTCGTAACCGTATTCTTTGGCATATTCTTCGGGCTCTTTCTGCTGATTTTACTGTTGCTGGTGTTACCTCGCCCCGCCCTGCATGACTCGGGCGCCCGGCCCCGGGTCAGCATCCTGATAGCGGCCCGCAACGAAGAAGCCACCATTGAGCGCTGCCTGCAGGCGCTGCTGCAGCTAAACTACCCCGCTGAGAAACTGGAAATCCTCATCGGCGACGATGCCTCTACTGATAATACCATGGCCGTGGTAGAGGCATTCATTAAGAATAAGCCTCAGTTTCGACTGCTGCCCGTCCGACACCGCCTGGGTACCTCCCGCGGGAAGAGCAACGTACTGGCCCACCTCTGCCGCGCCGCCACTGCTGATTACCTGCTGTTCACCGATGCCGACATGGCTCTGGCCCCCAACTGGGTGCAAACCATGCTGGCCGCGGCCCCAGAGGGGGTAGGTATTGTTACGGGCATTACCACCGCCAGCGGGAGCCTTTTCGGCCGCCTGCAGGGGCTTGACTGGCTGTTTGGCCTGAACCTGATACGGCTGCTCACCGACCTGGGCCTGCCCATTACGGCGGTAGGTAACAACATGCTTGTGACGCGGGCAGCGTATGAGTCTATTGGCGGGTATGAGGCCTTGGCGTTTAGCATCACCGAAGACCTGCAGCTGTTTGAGCAGGTAGTAAACCAGGGGTGGGGCTTCCGCAATATTATTACCCCCGACGCCTTAGGCGTATCAGTACCGCAGCCTACGGTGCGGCACCTGCTTCACCAGCGCAAGCGCTGGATGAAAGGGGCCAGCCGGTTGCCCTGGCAACTCACGCTGCTGTTCAGCTCTTACGGCTTTTTCTACACCGTATTGGGGTGGCCGGGCTTGCTGCCTTACCCTGTTATTGCCGCGCTTTATGCGGCCAAGGTGCTCTGCCAAACGTTGTTTTTGCTCATCACGCTCCGGCAGGTGGGCCGGCGGGAGTCTTGGCAGGTACTGTTATTCTATGAAGGCTACCTGCTGGTAGTGTCGGTGGCGGCCCTCGTCTACACGGTGTGGCCCTCTTATATTCAGTGGAAGGAGCGGCGCTACCGCTGGGCAGAGGGCTAG